Genomic segment of Candidatus Rokuibacteriota bacterium:
CGGTGAAGGGCGCGACGAACTTGGCTCCAGGGGACTAACTTGACAGCGCCAGACTCCACATCCCGGATTCTGCGCTCGATCTCGTTGGCCCACGCTGCCTCGGCATCCTCGTCCACCCGCTCGTCGAGGCTCTGTATTAGGCTCCCAGCGATCTCCGCCCGCGCCTTCTGGGGGAGTCGGAGGGCCTCCAGAAGCACCTTCTCCGCCTTGGGGCTCATGGAAGCGATCCTACCACACCTCTCGGTTACTCGGAGGGACTTAGCCTCCCTCGCCGAGGGTCTTGAGCACCTCCACCGCGGAGCGGCCGATGATCGAGCCGGGATCCAGGTCGCGGGCGGCTCTGAGCGAGGCCTTGGCCTCGTCCCTCCTG
This window contains:
- a CDS encoding addiction module protein; translation: MSPKAEKVLLEALRLPQKARAEIAGSLIQSLDERVDEDAEAAWANEIERRIRDVESGAVKLVPWSQVRRALHRKSRGGSKPR